In Littorina saxatilis isolate snail1 linkage group LG8, US_GU_Lsax_2.0, whole genome shotgun sequence, a single genomic region encodes these proteins:
- the LOC138974737 gene encoding uncharacterized protein, giving the protein MPRLSAIDRERAIGQLQAGNRPAAIANVMGVATSTICCLWTRFQDSGSTRDGARSGRPRVTTARQDRVIYRQHLRQPFLPATETSRNTVGTHGAPISGTTTRRRLSANHLDCRRPARRTLLTAQHRQQRLQWGHQHINWNQRQWRDILFTDESRYTASATRTAASGCGEDATRGTPPTTSCNTTPGEAPAS; this is encoded by the coding sequence ATGCCAAGACTGAGCGCCATTGACCGGGAGAGAGCAATCGGGCAATTGCAAGCTGGAAATCGCCCAGCTGCCATTGCAAATGTCATGGGCGTGGCAACCTCGACCATCTGTTGTCTGTGGACCCGATTCCAAGACAGCGGCAGCACCCGGGATGGCGCTAGAAGCGGACGACCTCGTGTAACTACTGCTCGTCAGGACCGGGTCATCTACCGTCAGCACCTGCGCCAACCGTTCCTCCCGGCTACAGAAACCTCCAGGAACACCGTTGGAACCCATGGCGCTCCCATCTCGGGCACCACGACACGACGCCGGCTGTCAGCCAACCACCTGGACTGCAGGCGCCCTGCTCGCCGCACATTGCTTACTGCACAGCACAGGCAGCAGCGACTGCAGTGGGGACATCAACACATCAACTGGAACCAGCGGCAGTGGCGGGACATCCTTTTTACGGACGAAAGCCGCTATACTGCATCAGCCACGCGGACGGCCGCATCAGGGTGTGGCGAAGACGCAACCAGAGGTACGCCGCCAACAACATCCTGCAACACAACGCCTGGGGAGGCCCCAGCGTCATGA